The nucleotide window CCGCAGGCGTGGCCAGTCCTCGGGGGGGACGGCCTTGATCTGCTTGGCCTCCAGGAGCCCGTCCAGGTGGCCGTCCACGACCGGGTAGCCCTCGTAGGGGTAGCGCAGGAGGTAGCCGTCCACCACCGCCTGGAGCGTCATCTCCGGGTCGAGCACCCTGGGGTCGCGGGTCATGAGCGTCCCGACCCCCACCCGCGAGAGCGCCGCGTGAAGGACCATCTCGCCGTACTGGCTGCTTGCCGCCTGGACGAGCAGGTACCCGATGAAGCCCACCCAGACCGCCCCGAAGAGGTCGCCCGCCATCAGACGCAAGAGGCCCCACAGCATCAGGAGGCCGCCCACGACCTGACCGCCGCGCGAGGCGATGCGCGTGGCGCGGCGCAGGCTGCCCGTGGCCTGCCAGGCGGCCGCGCGCAGCACGCGGCCCCCGTCGAGGGGGAAGCCGGGTAGCAGGTTGAAGAGGCCGAGGGCCAGGTTGACCACCGCGAGCCAGGCGCAGACCCCGCTGGCCGCGAAGAAGCCGGGCAGCGAGCCGAGGCCGCGGGCCGACAGGGCGAAGGCCGCGGCCAGGGCGAAGCTCATCAGGGGGCCTGCGATCGCCACCTTGAACTCGATGGAGGGGCTCGGCAGCTCCTGGGTGGTCTCGGAGATGCCGCCGAAGACGAAGAGCACGATCCGGCGCACCCTGAGGCCGTAGTGCTGGCTGACCAGCGAGTGCGAGAGCTCGTGGGCGACGAGCGAGGCGAAGAAGAGAAGGGTCGTCACCGCCCCCATGGCCAGGTGGACGCCGCTCGAGAGGCCGGGGTAGGTCGCCGGGAAGACCGCCGCGCTCAAGGACCAGAGGATGATCGCGAAGATGATGAGCCAGGAGGCGTTGATCTCGATGGGGATCCCGAACAGGGTGGCGATCCGGAAGCCTTTCACGCGCGCCTCCTCTCGTGGGCATGGCGCCACCTTACGCCAT belongs to Pantanalinema sp. and includes:
- a CDS encoding site-2 protease family protein, translated to MKGFRIATLFGIPIEINASWLIIFAIILWSLSAAVFPATYPGLSSGVHLAMGAVTTLLFFASLVAHELSHSLVSQHYGLRVRRIVLFVFGGISETTQELPSPSIEFKVAIAGPLMSFALAAAFALSARGLGSLPGFFAASGVCAWLAVVNLALGLFNLLPGFPLDGGRVLRAAAWQATGSLRRATRIASRGGQVVGGLLMLWGLLRLMAGDLFGAVWVGFIGYLLVQAASSQYGEMVLHAALSRVGVGTLMTRDPRVLDPEMTLQAVVDGYLLRYPYEGYPVVDGHLDGLLEAKQIKAVPPEDWPRLRVREVMTPLSEAQALDPHLSVSDALQRFSQLDVGRLPVVEGGEVVGVLSQSDVIRYLAWHPEVEKESPR